CGTCGAGTCGCCCGACGGGCTCCACCACATGGTGTACGAGGTCGTCGACAACGCGATCGACGAGCACCTCGCCGGCTTCTGCAACCTCATCCGCGTCGTCATCCACTTCGACGGCAGCGTCTCCATCGAGGACAACGGCCGCGGCATCCCGACCGGGATGCACGAGGAGGAGGGGCGGTCGGCGGCCGAGGTCGTGATGACCACGCTCCACGCCGGCGCGAAGTTCAACGACGAGTCGTACAAGTACTCCGGCGGCCTCCACGGCGTCGGCGTCTCGGTCGTCAACGCGCTCAGCGAGTCGCTCACCATGGAGATCTGGCGCGACGGCCTGAGCTGGTACCTGGAGTTCGAGCGCGGCGCGCCCAAGGCGCCGCTCAAGCAGGTCGGGCCGACGAAGAAGCGCGGCACGCGCGTCACGTTCAAGCCGGACGCGGAGATCTTCCCGTTCACGGAGTTCTCGTTCGAGACGCTCTCCACGCGGCTGCGCGACCTGTCGTTCCTGAACGCCGGCGTGCGCATCGTCATCGTCGACGAGCGCGTCGAGGATCAGCGCCACGACTTCCACTACGAGGGTGGCATCAAGTCGTTCGTCGAGTTCCTCGGCCGCAACAAGACGCCGGTGCACGAGGAGGTGATCGCGTTCTCCGACAGCCGCGACGAGATCGTCGTCGAGGTGGCCCTGCAGTGGAGCGACTCGTACCAGGAGCACATCATGTGCTACACGAACGCGATCTTCAATCGCGACGGGGGCACGCACCTCACCGGCCTGCGCGCGGCGCTGACGCGGACGCTCAACGCCTGGGCCGTCGAGAACAAGCTCATCAAGGCGGACAAGGAGGGCTTGAGCGGCGAGGACGTGCGCGAGGGGATCACCGCGGTCATCGCGATCAAGCACCCGGATCCGTCGTTCAACAACCAGCCCAAAGAGAAGCTCATCAACAACGAGGTCAAGGGGATCGTCGAGAACGTCGTCAACGACAAGCTCGGGCGGTTCTTCGAGGAGAACCCGCGCGTCGCGAGGCTCATCCTCGAGAAGGCGGTGCTCGCGAGCCGGGCGCGCGAGGCGGCGCGCAAGGCGCGCGAGATGGTGACGCGCAAGGGCGTCCTCGACGGCGGCTCGCTGCCGGGCAAGCTCGCGGACTGCCAGTCGAAGGATCCCGCGGACTGCGAGATCTACATCGTCGAGGGCGACTCGGCCGGCGGCTCGGCCAAGCAGGGGCGCGATCGCAAGTTCCAGGCGATCCTGCCGCTGCGCGGCAAGATCCTGAACGTCGAGAAGGCGCGCCTCGACAAGATGGTCGCGTCGGAGGCGATCGCGAACCTCATCACGGCGCTCGGCACCGGCATCGGCGACGAGACGTTCAACTTCGACAAGCTGCGGTACCACAAGATCATCATCATGACCGACGCCGACGTGGACGGCGCGCACATCCGCACGCTCCTGCTCACCTTCTTCTTCCGGCACATGCGCGGGCTCATCGAGCGCGGCCACCTGTACATCGCGCAGCCGCCCCTGTACCGGGTCCGCAAGGGCAAGCGCGACGTCTACATCAAGGACGAGAACGCGTTTCGCGAGTTCCTCGTCTCGGCGAGCGCGGACACGATCGCGCTGCTCGACGACAACGGCGAGCCGCTCGCGGCCGAGCGCACCGAGGAGGCGATCCGGCTCTCCATGGCGCGCCGGCAGGTGCTCGAACGGATCGAGCGGTTCACGGACACGCGCATCGCGTCGGCGCTGTGCGCGGCGGACCTCGGGCGCGCGGACCTCGACGACATGGCCCGGCTCGAGGCGAAGCTGCGCGAGGTGAGAAGGCTCGTCGGGGCGGACGCGAACAGCGTGGCGGCGATCCCGGACGACGCCCACGGCGGCGCCAGGATCCGCGTCGTCACCGGCAAGAACGGCAACACGCGGATGCTGGAGTTCGATTTCGACTTCTTCTCGTCGCCCGAGTACCGCGACCTCCTGCGATCGCGGGATCGCGCGGCCGGGTTCGGGGCCGGGCCGTACACGGTGCGGAGGGGAGAGGAGCGCGTCGCGATCCAGACGCTCGACGAGCTCTGGCCGCTCGTCGACCACGCGGTGCGCCAGGGGCTCGGCATCCAGCGCTACAAGGGGCTCGGCGAGATGAACCCGGAGCAGCTCTGGGACACGACCATGAACCCGGACACGCGAACGCTCCTGCGGGTCACGCTCCAGGACTTCACCGAGGCGGACCAGATCTTCTCCATCCTCATGGGCGATCAGGTCGATCCGCGCCGCGAGTTCATCGAGGCGAACGCCCTCGCGGTGAGAAACCTGGACATCTGAGGCGCGCTCTCAGTCGAGCCACTCCGGGCAGCCGTGATCCGGATCGCTCGTGAGCATCTCGCGCCACTGCTCGTCGGTGAGGCGGTCGGTCATGTCGTGCTCGAACTCGTGGTAGGTGAACGCCGGCCCCACGGCCACGCCCCACTGGCCGCCGGGGAGCCGATGCGCCACGGCCACGTAGTCCAGGTAGCCCGAGCCGACCTCGAGCACGACCGCCTTGGCGGGCCAGGTGTGCACGTCGGCGACGAGCGTCGTCTTGAGCCGGTCCGGATCCGGCTCGTGCGCGTCGTCGTAGAGGCCGAGCCCGTCGAGGAGCCCGTTCTCGAGCGCGGAGATCGTCGCGCCGCTGCCGCGGATCCACCAGACGTCGGACGACGACAGCGCCCCGCCCTCGAGCTCGACGACCGAGATCTCCTTGGCCCGGGAGAGGAAGTCCGTCATCTGCTCGAGCGCGCTCAGCACCGCGCCGGACTCGTCGCTGAGGAGCTCGTCTCCTATGGCCAGGGCTTCGAGCCTGCGGGTCGCGGCCTCGAGGCGCGCGTACACCTTGGGCTGCGGCTCGACGTACTCGAAATCGTAGTCGGTGTCGGCGTCGGTGTCGGAGTCCGTGTCGGCGTCCGTGTCGCCCGTGTAGCTCTGCTTCACGTACAGGATCGTGTCGTGCCGCAGCTCCGCCCACGACGTGAGCCCGGTCTCAAGGCTCTTCTTCTCCCACGCGCCTGTGCGCATGAACGCGGGCGCGCCGGGATCGACGTCCTCGAACAGCCCCTCGAGGGCGTACAGCCACGTCCACGCCACGGACAGCCCCCACCTCTCGAGGTCGAAGCCGGAGAACTCGGCGACGAGCTCGCCCAGCTTC
This window of the Pseudomonadota bacterium genome carries:
- the gyrB gene encoding DNA topoisomerase (ATP-hydrolyzing) subunit B is translated as MSDDENDTPNPGDDGSAHYGAEQITVLHGLEAVRKRPGMYIGNVESPDGLHHMVYEVVDNAIDEHLAGFCNLIRVVIHFDGSVSIEDNGRGIPTGMHEEEGRSAAEVVMTTLHAGAKFNDESYKYSGGLHGVGVSVVNALSESLTMEIWRDGLSWYLEFERGAPKAPLKQVGPTKKRGTRVTFKPDAEIFPFTEFSFETLSTRLRDLSFLNAGVRIVIVDERVEDQRHDFHYEGGIKSFVEFLGRNKTPVHEEVIAFSDSRDEIVVEVALQWSDSYQEHIMCYTNAIFNRDGGTHLTGLRAALTRTLNAWAVENKLIKADKEGLSGEDVREGITAVIAIKHPDPSFNNQPKEKLINNEVKGIVENVVNDKLGRFFEENPRVARLILEKAVLASRAREAARKAREMVTRKGVLDGGSLPGKLADCQSKDPADCEIYIVEGDSAGGSAKQGRDRKFQAILPLRGKILNVEKARLDKMVASEAIANLITALGTGIGDETFNFDKLRYHKIIIMTDADVDGAHIRTLLLTFFFRHMRGLIERGHLYIAQPPLYRVRKGKRDVYIKDENAFREFLVSASADTIALLDDNGEPLAAERTEEAIRLSMARRQVLERIERFTDTRIASALCAADLGRADLDDMARLEAKLREVRRLVGADANSVAAIPDDAHGGARIRVVTGKNGNTRMLEFDFDFFSSPEYRDLLRSRDRAAGFGAGPYTVRRGEERVAIQTLDELWPLVDHAVRQGLGIQRYKGLGEMNPEQLWDTTMNPDTRTLLRVTLQDFTEADQIFSILMGDQVDPRREFIEANALAVRNLDI